One stretch of Cohnella algarum DNA includes these proteins:
- a CDS encoding ABC transporter substrate-binding protein, with protein MLMKAKKKLAYRSVLTMAAILLLASCGNGNTAASPSASAAASPPASASPAGTAGSGIDWEARKAENQKAGKITYTTGYFYAASSPDVQAVVARDLGYFEELGLDVDVQPGLDSEGMKYLAAGQAQISSAGNPSLVIQSVASGAGIKGVATFGSVGVNAIMVMEDSDIQSPKDLAGKTLGYKGAIPPWVVTMLAADGLDVTDIKAVSVGYDPRILAGNDLDALTVFKTNEPYIMEKEGYKTRLIDPGDFGGETSFGVVAVNSEFAEAHPTAVEDFLRALSKAHEWVLENPDEAIERMASHSETGYDVAAETNRWTVESSLIADHLPAGQGVAVQTDEQWQREIDMLVQAKVIPKALPLEQVMDNAYIDSIYADGELIWP; from the coding sequence ATGCTGATGAAAGCAAAGAAAAAACTTGCGTATAGGTCCGTCTTGACGATGGCGGCCATTCTGCTGCTCGCTTCCTGCGGAAACGGGAATACGGCCGCGTCGCCGTCCGCTTCGGCCGCCGCGTCGCCTCCGGCCAGCGCTTCTCCCGCCGGAACGGCCGGTTCCGGCATCGACTGGGAGGCCCGCAAGGCCGAAAATCAAAAGGCGGGCAAAATTACGTATACGACCGGCTATTTTTATGCGGCTTCGTCGCCGGACGTGCAAGCCGTCGTCGCCCGGGATCTAGGGTATTTCGAGGAGCTTGGGCTTGACGTGGACGTTCAGCCGGGACTCGATTCGGAAGGGATGAAATATCTCGCGGCGGGGCAGGCGCAAATCTCGAGCGCGGGCAATCCGAGTCTTGTCATCCAGTCGGTCGCGAGCGGAGCGGGAATCAAGGGCGTCGCCACCTTCGGCTCCGTCGGCGTCAATGCGATTATGGTGATGGAGGATTCGGACATTCAAAGCCCGAAGGACCTGGCGGGCAAGACGCTGGGGTACAAGGGGGCGATTCCTCCCTGGGTCGTCACGATGCTGGCGGCGGACGGACTCGACGTAACGGATATCAAAGCCGTATCCGTCGGCTACGACCCGAGGATTTTGGCTGGAAACGATCTGGACGCATTAACCGTATTTAAAACGAACGAGCCATATATTATGGAGAAGGAAGGCTACAAAACGCGGCTGATCGATCCGGGCGACTTCGGCGGCGAGACGTCGTTCGGCGTCGTGGCGGTGAACTCCGAATTCGCAGAAGCGCATCCGACGGCCGTCGAGGATTTCCTAAGAGCGCTGTCCAAAGCGCACGAATGGGTGCTGGAAAATCCGGACGAGGCGATCGAGAGGATGGCGTCGCATTCCGAAACCGGCTATGACGTTGCGGCGGAAACGAACCGGTGGACGGTCGAAAGCAGCCTGATCGCGGACCATCTACCCGCCGGGCAGGGCGTCGCCGTGCAGACCGACGAGCAGTGGCAGCGGGAAATCGACATGCTCGTCCAGGCGAAGGTGATCCCGAAGGCATTGCCGCTGGAACAAGTGATGGACAATGCGTACATCGATTCGATTTACGCGGACGGCGAGCTGATCTGGCCCTAA
- a CDS encoding ABC transporter permease: MAIRTSVFGRAQSSSSREGTLAKTRLNPLIKDWWARSRLPLVAFVGFFVLWESFVRLFGVDPLTLPTPSAVFRALFSEFGFYVDHAMVTLYEAVAGFSLGAGVALLFGVVLAHSPALERMLLPLAVLASVTPVVAIAPLLIIWFGFGALPKVLIAAIITFFPMLVNSITGFRAVDPNRYDYMRSLCAGKREIFFKLRLPGSLPYLFSAAKTCISLSVIGAVVAEWSGSSEGLGNVVMMFGNYMQTVKVFAAIMMLAAMGILLTAIVGAIEKKVLAWSR, encoded by the coding sequence ATGGCGATCAGAACGAGCGTGTTCGGCAGAGCTCAATCGTCGTCGAGCCGAGAGGGAACGTTAGCGAAAACGCGGCTGAATCCGTTAATCAAGGATTGGTGGGCCCGCAGCAGACTGCCCCTTGTCGCCTTTGTCGGGTTTTTCGTCTTATGGGAAAGCTTCGTCCGCTTATTCGGGGTCGACCCGCTTACGCTTCCGACCCCGTCGGCTGTGTTCCGCGCCTTGTTTTCCGAATTCGGCTTTTACGTTGATCATGCGATGGTCACCTTGTACGAAGCGGTCGCCGGTTTTTCGCTCGGAGCGGGGGTCGCCTTGCTGTTCGGCGTCGTATTGGCCCATTCTCCGGCGCTTGAGCGAATGCTGCTGCCGCTGGCGGTGCTGGCCAGCGTGACACCGGTCGTGGCGATCGCGCCGCTGCTGATCATCTGGTTCGGCTTCGGGGCGCTGCCGAAGGTGCTGATCGCGGCGATTATCACGTTTTTCCCGATGCTGGTCAATTCCATAACCGGGTTCAGGGCGGTCGATCCGAACCGTTACGACTATATGCGTTCCCTGTGCGCCGGCAAGCGGGAAATCTTTTTCAAGCTTCGTTTGCCGGGCAGTCTTCCTTATTTGTTCTCCGCGGCCAAAACCTGCATCAGCCTCAGCGTCATCGGAGCGGTCGTGGCGGAATGGAGCGGCTCCAGCGAAGGCTTGGGCAACGTCGTCATGATGTTCGGCAATTACATGCAGACGGTCAAGGTGTTCGCGGCGATCATGATGCTTGCGGCGATGGGCATTCTGCTGACGGCGATCGTCGGCGCCATCGAGAAAAAAGTGCTGGCGTGGAGCCGGTAA
- a CDS encoding ABC transporter ATP-binding protein, with product MSYITADRISKRYVRRGQTTEALRDVALSLEEGTFVSLIGPSGCGKSTLLRMIGGLETADEGRLSVGGLTPKQAQSDKRFGFVPQSPALFPWRTVIENMRLPFEVNRKKGGGASYDEREAAEWLASVGLGDFLTAYPRELSGGMQQRVGIVRAFASGAPILLMDEPFSALDEITREMIRHQLMDIWEQHKKTVVFVTHSIPEAVFLSDRVVVMTSRPGRITEIVDIRLPRPRTQELEESDAFFDYVRQIKHLLKERWA from the coding sequence TTGTCGTACATAACGGCGGACCGAATTTCCAAACGGTATGTTAGGCGCGGACAAACGACGGAGGCGCTGCGCGATGTCGCGCTGAGCCTGGAGGAAGGCACGTTCGTCAGTCTGATCGGGCCGAGCGGATGCGGCAAATCGACGCTGCTGCGAATGATCGGCGGCCTGGAAACGGCGGACGAGGGACGGCTTTCGGTCGGAGGGCTGACGCCGAAGCAAGCGCAATCCGACAAGCGGTTCGGATTCGTTCCGCAGTCGCCGGCGCTGTTTCCGTGGCGGACGGTCATCGAAAACATGCGCTTGCCGTTCGAAGTGAACCGGAAGAAAGGAGGCGGGGCGTCCTACGACGAACGGGAAGCGGCGGAGTGGCTCGCCTCCGTCGGCCTCGGCGATTTTCTGACGGCTTATCCGCGGGAATTGTCGGGGGGAATGCAGCAGCGAGTCGGCATCGTCAGGGCGTTCGCTTCCGGCGCGCCGATTTTGCTCATGGACGAACCGTTTTCGGCGCTAGATGAAATTACGCGGGAAATGATCCGCCATCAACTGATGGACATTTGGGAGCAGCATAAGAAGACGGTCGTCTTCGTCACCCACAGCATTCCGGAAGCCGTCTTCCTGTCGGATCGAGTCGTCGTCATGACGAGCCGGCCGGGCCGGATTACCGAAATCGTCGATATTCGGCTGCCGAGGCCGCGCACGCAGGAGCTGGAAGAATCGGACGCGTTTTTCGATTATGTCCGGCAAATCAAACATTTGCTCAAGGAGAGGTGGGCATAA
- a CDS encoding spore germination protein, translating to MTDPTAELSAALRNMRSLVGNSADLSVREITVGENRIPAALMWIEGLVDKKSLHETVLAPLLSANIPSELADSPPKLMDYVVRSTITAPGVERFFAAEAAVSKLVGGWTLLLANNGGEIVAVDTQGYAKRNIEEAATSTVIRGPRDGFVESLDINISLIRRRVRSGDVRVEKITLGQLSRTDVAMLYVNGKAPRAVVDEVRGRLAKLNIEGILESQYIEERIKDGPRSFFPTVYSTERPDDIAGIIMEGRVGILVDGTPFALGLPSTLPQHLQTTEDLYLAYPIATFVRWIRYLGFFFTLLLPSVYVGILTYHPEIVPPQLLSSILSARDGVPFPVLMEALVMEVIFEGLREASIRMPRSIGSAISIVGALVIGESAVQAGIISSPAVIVVAGTAIASFTIPSVSLSGAIRILRFGMLFLASLLGLYGIMIGLFLMAIHLSALSSIGVPYLKPFAPGTGRALEKTIFRIPWSQAKKGGK from the coding sequence ATGACCGATCCAACCGCAGAACTTTCGGCAGCCCTTCGAAATATGCGCTCGCTTGTCGGAAACAGCGCGGATTTATCCGTAAGGGAGATCACGGTCGGGGAAAACCGCATCCCAGCCGCCTTGATGTGGATCGAGGGCCTGGTCGACAAAAAATCGCTGCACGAAACGGTGCTGGCCCCGCTCCTGTCCGCGAACATTCCTTCGGAGCTTGCCGATTCGCCTCCGAAACTAATGGATTACGTTGTCCGATCGACGATCACCGCTCCGGGGGTCGAGCGTTTTTTCGCAGCGGAAGCGGCGGTTTCGAAGCTGGTCGGCGGGTGGACTCTCCTGCTGGCGAATAACGGCGGCGAGATCGTCGCCGTCGATACGCAAGGCTACGCCAAGCGAAATATCGAAGAAGCCGCCACGTCGACCGTTATCCGCGGCCCGAGAGACGGCTTTGTGGAATCGCTTGACATCAACATTTCGCTCATTCGGCGCAGAGTAAGGAGCGGCGACGTCCGCGTCGAGAAAATCACGCTGGGCCAACTGTCCCGGACCGATGTCGCCATGCTCTACGTCAACGGCAAAGCGCCTCGGGCCGTCGTTGACGAAGTTCGCGGCCGTCTCGCCAAGCTGAATATCGAGGGCATTCTGGAATCCCAGTATATCGAGGAGCGGATCAAGGACGGTCCGCGTTCGTTTTTCCCGACCGTCTACAGTACGGAACGGCCCGACGATATTGCCGGGATCATTATGGAAGGTCGGGTTGGCATCCTGGTGGACGGAACCCCGTTCGCCCTCGGATTGCCGAGCACCTTGCCCCAGCACCTGCAAACGACGGAGGACTTGTATCTGGCGTACCCGATCGCCACCTTCGTTCGCTGGATCCGATACTTGGGCTTTTTCTTCACCTTGCTTCTTCCGTCCGTTTATGTCGGCATTTTGACTTATCACCCCGAGATCGTGCCGCCGCAGCTGCTCAGCAGCATTTTGTCGGCCCGCGACGGCGTTCCCTTCCCCGTGTTGATGGAAGCGCTGGTGATGGAGGTCATTTTCGAGGGGCTGCGCGAGGCGAGCATCCGCATGCCCCGTTCGATCGGCTCGGCGATCAGCATCGTCGGCGCGCTCGTTATCGGGGAATCGGCCGTTCAGGCGGGGATCATCTCTTCGCCGGCCGTCATCGTCGTCGCCGGAACCGCCATCGCCTCGTTTACGATTCCGTCCGTTTCGTTATCGGGCGCGATCCGGATTTTACGGTTCGGCATGCTGTTCCTCGCGTCCTTGCTGGGGTTGTACGGCATCATGATCGGATTGTTTCTGATGGCCATTCACCTGTCGGCGCTGTCGTCGATCGGCGTACCCTATTTGAAGCCGTTTGCCCCGGGGACCGGAAGAGCGCTGGAAAAAACGATTTTCCGCATCCCGTGGTCGCAGGCAAAAAAAGGGGGAAAATAA
- a CDS encoding Ger(x)C family spore germination protein, with the protein MSFFAKAVLCLLLLLPLGGCWSEIDPDQITVVSAIGLDPAENGNIAVTVQLMNPTLPIAAGGGNQQRRPFAIYSANGKTIQDAVELIQLAAKKSLFFPQTQVVLIGETLARRGLDDFLDFFWREENQNFNSWTLVSRLPAKQMLENASELKAVPAEEWKAFLRGKWGRPQNVAMQMYQFLPRLNQVGFQAVSAGIGPAPNPSKKGLMEIGDAAVFRNDRMVGWLTEDESQIVNWLAGTSSKGRFLIVADGEAASMAMSSIRVRVFPVFREDRILFKIRLKGAAELKTSTMPINLAKDRGKLKKLLDEQLTEAIEKTVDKTFKTYKSDIFGFGEVIHRRHPGKWRTLKPQWNEQLESVETEIEVSFRIERAGLLK; encoded by the coding sequence ATGTCTTTCTTCGCAAAAGCCGTGCTCTGCTTGCTCCTCCTTTTGCCGCTTGGCGGCTGCTGGAGCGAAATCGATCCCGACCAGATCACCGTCGTTTCGGCAATCGGACTCGACCCGGCGGAAAACGGCAACATTGCGGTAACCGTCCAATTGATGAATCCGACGCTGCCGATCGCGGCGGGCGGCGGCAATCAACAGCGCAGGCCGTTCGCCATTTACTCGGCGAATGGCAAGACGATCCAGGACGCGGTCGAGCTGATTCAGCTGGCTGCGAAAAAAAGTCTGTTTTTCCCGCAAACCCAAGTCGTGCTCATCGGGGAGACGCTCGCCCGCCGCGGGTTGGACGATTTTTTGGATTTTTTCTGGAGAGAGGAAAATCAGAACTTCAACAGCTGGACCCTCGTCTCCAGGCTTCCCGCCAAGCAGATGCTTGAAAACGCGTCGGAGTTGAAGGCCGTGCCGGCCGAAGAGTGGAAAGCGTTCCTGCGCGGAAAATGGGGGAGGCCGCAAAATGTCGCCATGCAAATGTACCAGTTTTTGCCGCGTCTGAACCAGGTCGGCTTCCAGGCCGTCTCGGCCGGCATCGGGCCCGCCCCGAATCCGAGCAAGAAAGGGTTGATGGAAATCGGCGACGCCGCGGTATTTCGGAACGACCGGATGGTCGGCTGGCTCACCGAAGACGAAAGCCAGATCGTCAACTGGCTGGCGGGCACCTCCTCCAAGGGCAGGTTCCTGATCGTCGCCGATGGAGAAGCGGCCAGCATGGCGATGAGCTCCATCCGGGTTCGCGTCTTCCCGGTCTTTCGGGAGGATCGGATCCTTTTCAAAATTCGGCTGAAGGGGGCGGCGGAGCTCAAAACGTCGACGATGCCGATAAACCTGGCCAAAGACAGGGGAAAGCTAAAAAAGCTGCTCGACGAGCAGCTGACGGAAGCGATCGAAAAAACGGTCGACAAGACGTTCAAGACGTACAAAAGCGATATTTTCGGATTCGGCGAGGTGATCCATAGGCGCCACCCGGGCAAATGGAGAACGCTGAAGCCGCAATGGAACGAACAACTGGAGTCGGTCGAAACGGAAATCGAGGTTTCTTTTCGGATCGAAAGAGCCGGCTTGCTCAAATAG
- a CDS encoding GerAB/ArcD/ProY family transporter gives MNPKKINGYQFFFIIFVSITSLTFFSVPSQLADKVGQDLWLSMAIGTLIDVYVAFLLYRLGMKYPGESMIEYTVSILGPIGKTVGLLFILFFTGVSITAIWIYSEFLSNTLLPNTPLVVFSLTLTLCSGWAAFKGIETIARISQLIGFVILASSLVLFASSIPLLQLKNLLPQFEYGAGPALRGAVYPGSWFGICIMMGMLMPHLNKPEKTFKMKVRAVVLGAVVMTLYLLYSISVMGPDMATRVENPIYIFTRLTHFIIFERIEVLTLLIFVSGSFITFSTLYYSIAEGCAKLFGTRRHAGWIYAFSPLFVGCVFFPFMFSHGFMEPYLEFWFPRVALALEGGVTTLLFLLSFFRPSDGKRHAGT, from the coding sequence ATGAATCCAAAAAAAATTAACGGTTATCAGTTTTTCTTTATCATCTTCGTTTCCATCACCTCCCTGACTTTCTTTTCGGTCCCGAGCCAGCTCGCGGACAAGGTCGGCCAGGACCTGTGGCTTTCGATGGCCATCGGCACGCTGATCGACGTTTATGTCGCGTTCTTGCTTTACCGGCTGGGAATGAAATATCCCGGGGAATCGATGATCGAATATACGGTCTCCATCCTGGGACCGATCGGAAAAACGGTCGGCTTGCTGTTTATTCTTTTTTTCACCGGAGTCAGCATTACGGCCATTTGGATCTACAGCGAATTTTTGTCTAATACGCTGCTGCCGAACACTCCGCTCGTCGTCTTCTCGCTCACGTTGACGTTATGTTCGGGATGGGCCGCCTTCAAGGGCATCGAGACGATCGCCCGAATCAGCCAGTTGATCGGGTTCGTTATTCTGGCCTCTTCCCTCGTTCTGTTCGCAAGCTCGATTCCCTTGCTTCAGTTGAAAAACCTGTTGCCGCAGTTCGAATACGGTGCGGGACCCGCTCTCAGAGGAGCCGTATATCCGGGAAGCTGGTTCGGCATTTGCATTATGATGGGCATGCTGATGCCTCATCTGAACAAACCCGAAAAAACGTTCAAAATGAAGGTTCGCGCGGTCGTGCTCGGGGCGGTCGTCATGACGTTGTATTTGCTGTACAGCATTTCCGTTATGGGGCCTGATATGGCGACAAGGGTCGAAAATCCGATTTACATTTTTACTCGGCTTACCCACTTCATCATCTTCGAAAGGATCGAGGTGCTGACGCTGCTCATTTTCGTATCGGGTTCGTTCATCACGTTCTCGACTTTGTATTATTCGATCGCCGAAGGCTGCGCCAAGCTGTTCGGAACCCGCAGGCATGCCGGATGGATTTACGCGTTTTCCCCTTTGTTCGTCGGGTGCGTGTTTTTCCCGTTCATGTTCAGCCACGGGTTTATGGAACCTTACCTCGAGTTCTGGTTTCCGCGGGTGGCCCTCGCCCTCGAAGGCGGGGTCACCACGCTGCTGTTTCTGCTGTCCTTTTTCCGCCCTTCGGACGGCAAACGTCATGCCGGGACATAG